From a single Nitrogeniibacter mangrovi genomic region:
- the priB gene encoding primosomal replication protein N, which translates to MSNTLRIVGRLVELAPMRYTPAGVPVVSCIVGHVSRQTENGVERDVECELPAVALGDMARQLGVARCDWMVEATGFLAAKSKRSRAPVLHITNIKFLEGIDNGFQTEGSR; encoded by the coding sequence GTGAGCAACACGCTGCGCATCGTGGGTCGGCTCGTTGAGCTGGCGCCGATGCGATACACCCCCGCCGGGGTGCCCGTGGTCAGCTGCATTGTGGGACATGTGTCCCGGCAGACGGAGAACGGGGTCGAGCGGGATGTGGAATGCGAGTTGCCCGCAGTCGCGCTGGGGGACATGGCCAGGCAGCTGGGTGTCGCCCGATGTGACTGGATGGTTGAAGCCACCGGCTTTCTCGCCGCGAAAAGCAAGCGAAGCAGGGCGCCGGTGCTGCATATAACGAACATCAAATTTTTGGAAGGAATCGACAATGGCTTTCAAACCGAAGGGTCGAGGTAA
- the rpsF gene encoding 30S ribosomal protein S6, with protein MRHYEIVFIVHPDQSEQVPAMVERYRSVVESKGGVIHRLEDWGRRQLAYPIQKIHKAHYVLMNIEADQETLAELEHAFKFNDAVLRHLTVIMKKAVTDPSPMMKDEKSRSLTGGNADDKDEASSKEEATEE; from the coding sequence ATGCGCCACTACGAAATCGTCTTCATTGTCCACCCGGATCAGTCCGAACAGGTGCCGGCCATGGTCGAGCGTTATCGCTCGGTCGTCGAATCCAAGGGTGGCGTGATCCACCGCCTGGAAGACTGGGGTCGTCGCCAGCTGGCCTATCCGATCCAGAAAATCCACAAGGCACACTACGTGCTCATGAACATCGAGGCCGATCAGGAAACCCTGGCCGAACTCGAACACGCGTTCAAGTTCAACGATGCCGTGCTGCGTCACCTGACCGTGATCATGAAAAAGGCCGTGACCGACCCGTCCCCGATGATGAAGGACGAGAAGTCGCGCTCCCTGACCGGCGGCAATGCCGACGACAAGGACGAAGCCTCTTCCAAGGAAGAAGCGACCGAGGAATAA
- a CDS encoding DUF2868 domain-containing protein, protein MTPDPLDAFELRWLAEATRLREQALGPLDAADANRAARTGGGSLEQRVCQRARVLDETRGGMADALRRWRQHAQLVALGLGVAAIVTGIGLGASVLGDGQRPVNVIWALTGLLGLHGLTLLIWLAAAVGLGSRGASLAGRLWLDLTGRLGRRRDETWLPRALVDMGQRHGVLTAWLGRLSHGLWTLTLVSALASLLALLATRRYGFVWETTILSEEVFVHLTRALGVLPGLLGLPMPDAAAVHRAGGAAPFAADRQLWSAWLTSALVVYGLLPRALLWAWCAWRWRGFRRHFRLDLDDPGYARLARHLSPPTEAAGVSDAAPGQLPTFHTDHGTEISDHARQALALELGPDLPWPPAALPVAQTGGRLDTRDARRAALDALAAHPVERLLVAVDARLSPDRGALALLAELSRYSQRLGVWLCRGELVAEREPIWRDALERLGVGADDILAEATTARHWLEADDD, encoded by the coding sequence GTGACCCCGGATCCCCTCGACGCTTTCGAACTGCGCTGGCTGGCCGAAGCCACTCGCCTGCGCGAGCAGGCGCTCGGCCCGCTGGACGCTGCGGATGCCAACCGCGCCGCCCGGACCGGCGGCGGCTCGCTGGAGCAACGCGTCTGCCAGCGCGCCCGCGTGCTGGACGAGACGCGCGGCGGCATGGCCGACGCGCTCCGGCGCTGGCGCCAGCATGCGCAACTGGTGGCACTCGGGCTCGGCGTCGCGGCGATCGTCACCGGCATCGGTCTCGGCGCGTCGGTGCTCGGCGACGGTCAGCGGCCGGTCAACGTGATCTGGGCGCTGACCGGCCTGCTCGGCCTTCATGGGCTCACGCTGCTGATCTGGCTGGCGGCCGCCGTGGGCCTTGGCTCCCGCGGCGCGTCCCTGGCCGGTCGCCTGTGGCTGGATCTGACTGGCCGCCTCGGTCGCCGTCGCGATGAGACCTGGCTGCCGCGGGCGCTCGTGGACATGGGGCAGCGACATGGCGTGCTCACGGCCTGGCTTGGGCGACTGAGCCACGGGCTGTGGACGCTGACCCTCGTATCCGCCCTGGCCAGCCTATTGGCGCTGCTCGCCACCCGACGCTACGGCTTTGTCTGGGAGACGACCATTCTGTCCGAAGAGGTCTTCGTTCATCTGACCCGGGCGCTGGGAGTGCTCCCGGGCCTGCTGGGGCTACCGATGCCGGATGCGGCGGCCGTGCACCGCGCGGGTGGTGCGGCCCCCTTCGCCGCCGATCGCCAGCTATGGTCAGCCTGGCTCACCTCCGCTCTGGTCGTTTACGGATTGCTCCCACGGGCGCTCCTGTGGGCCTGGTGTGCCTGGCGCTGGCGCGGCTTTCGCCGCCATTTCCGGCTGGATCTGGATGATCCCGGCTACGCCCGCCTCGCCCGCCATCTGTCGCCCCCCACCGAGGCCGCCGGGGTCAGCGATGCCGCCCCCGGGCAACTGCCCACGTTTCATACCGACCATGGCACCGAAATCAGCGATCACGCCCGACAGGCGCTCGCGCTCGAGCTCGGGCCGGATCTGCCCTGGCCGCCCGCGGCCCTGCCGGTTGCGCAAACGGGGGGGCGGCTGGATACCCGTGACGCCCGGCGCGCAGCGCTCGACGCCCTGGCCGCACATCCGGTCGAACGTCTGCTGGTGGCGGTCGACGCGCGCCTGTCGCCCGACCGCGGGGCGCTCGCGCTGCTGGCCGAACTGAGTCGCTACAGCCAGCGCCTGGGCGTCTGGCTGTGTCGCGGCGAGCTCGTCGCCGAGCGCGAGCCAATCTGGCGCGACGCCCTCGAGCGGCTCGGGGTGGGCGCCGACGACATCCTCGCCGAGGCCACCACGGCCCGGCACTGGCTGGAAGCAGACGATGACTGA
- a CDS encoding GTPase/DUF3482 domain-containing protein codes for MTEPLRIAVVGHTNTGKTSLLRTLLRDTRFGEVSNRPSTTRHVEGARLMADDRPVATLFDTPGMEDAIALLDYLDVLAPPEARLDGPDRLKRLLDSPEAKGRFEQEAKVLRQLMDSDAGFYVIDVRDPVLPKHRDELSLLAACARPLLPVLNFIHSAANHAPDWQQMLARVGLHAQIRFDTVAPEAGGERRLYEALATLLPARREALETLVACREADAARRREAAARLVAELVLDTAAARRQVDADDEHLAAAVRQLHGDVRQREQRCVDALLDLYGFDRNDVHNAPLPLLDGRWEDDLFSTETLRIMGVSIGKGAAAGAAAGVGIDLLTGGLTLGTAAALGALLGGTWQSVSEFGNRLKGKLTGARELTVDDAIVRVLAARQQALLQALAGRGHAAQGPIDLSTAPVQQWTAGDLPAALEKARAHPEWSSLSHGRREDTAERQAAMQALAVRFQPEQTGVSR; via the coding sequence ATGACTGAGCCCTTGCGCATTGCCGTGGTCGGCCACACCAACACGGGCAAGACCTCCCTGCTGCGTACCCTGTTGCGCGACACCCGCTTCGGCGAGGTCTCCAACCGGCCGAGCACCACGCGCCATGTGGAAGGGGCGCGCTTGATGGCGGACGACCGGCCGGTCGCCACCCTGTTCGACACCCCGGGCATGGAGGATGCCATCGCCCTGCTCGATTACCTCGACGTGCTCGCGCCGCCCGAGGCGCGCCTCGACGGCCCCGATCGGCTCAAGCGCTTGCTCGACAGCCCGGAGGCGAAGGGCCGCTTCGAACAGGAAGCCAAGGTGCTGCGCCAGCTCATGGACAGCGACGCCGGCTTCTACGTGATCGACGTGCGTGATCCGGTGCTGCCCAAGCATCGGGACGAACTGAGCCTGCTGGCCGCCTGCGCGCGCCCGTTACTGCCGGTGCTCAACTTCATCCACAGCGCCGCCAACCACGCGCCGGACTGGCAGCAGATGCTTGCCCGCGTGGGGCTGCACGCGCAGATCCGGTTCGACACCGTCGCCCCCGAGGCCGGTGGCGAACGCCGTCTGTACGAGGCGCTGGCCACGCTGCTGCCGGCGCGGCGCGAGGCGCTCGAGACCCTCGTCGCCTGCCGCGAGGCGGACGCGGCGCGCCGGCGCGAGGCCGCGGCGCGGCTGGTGGCCGAACTGGTTCTCGACACCGCCGCGGCACGGCGCCAGGTGGACGCGGACGACGAGCACCTCGCAGCCGCCGTACGTCAGCTGCATGGCGACGTGCGGCAGCGCGAGCAGCGCTGCGTCGATGCCTTGCTCGATCTGTACGGCTTCGACCGCAACGACGTCCACAACGCGCCCCTGCCCCTGCTCGACGGACGCTGGGAGGACGACCTGTTCAGCACCGAAACACTGCGCATCATGGGGGTGAGCATTGGCAAGGGCGCGGCGGCGGGCGCCGCCGCCGGTGTCGGGATCGATCTGCTCACCGGGGGCCTGACCCTGGGGACTGCTGCGGCGCTGGGTGCACTGCTGGGCGGCACCTGGCAGAGCGTCAGCGAATTCGGCAACCGGCTCAAGGGCAAGCTCACCGGCGCGCGGGAGCTCACCGTGGACGACGCCATCGTGCGCGTACTCGCGGCGCGCCAGCAGGCACTGCTGCAGGCGCTGGCCGGTCGGGGTCATGCGGCCCAGGGGCCCATCGACCTGTCCACCGCACCGGTTCAGCAATGGACCGCTGGCGACTTGCCGGCCGCGCTCGAGAAGGCACGCGCGCATCCCGAGTGGAGCTCACTGAGTCATGGCCGCCGGGAAGATACAGCGGAGCGTCAGGCGGCCATGCAGGCCTTGGCGGTGCGCTTTCAGCCGGAGCAGACCGGCGTCTCCAGATAG
- a CDS encoding Hpt domain-containing protein encodes MLEVNLETLEALGDASVPRLEDDSEAERQALARWLHSTKGALASVGLQALAKAIEEAERDVSDGAVPAPRVNDTVEAIGRRLGPAVAELRRYLETPVCSG; translated from the coding sequence GTGCTCGAAGTGAATCTCGAGACGCTCGAGGCCCTGGGCGATGCCTCGGTGCCGCGTCTCGAAGACGATTCCGAGGCCGAGCGGCAGGCGCTGGCCCGATGGCTGCATTCGACCAAGGGCGCGCTGGCGAGCGTCGGCCTGCAGGCCCTCGCCAAGGCCATCGAGGAGGCCGAGCGTGATGTGAGCGATGGGGCGGTCCCGGCGCCCCGCGTCAATGACACGGTCGAAGCCATCGGGCGGCGGCTCGGACCCGCCGTGGCCGAGTTGCGTCGCTATCTGGAGACGCCGGTCTGCTCCGGCTGA
- a CDS encoding ATP-binding protein yields the protein MKLRHLSFRWKAIIGIALIEAVALTMTITAALGQMERGQARQIRQSAATAIDLYSVAISDALLSSDLAKIEAVSSDLVTHGGAQLVRVFDMDGRLVARQGKALALDRPFDAQNEPLDPDGVFEVGDTIRAGDVPIGRVEIGIENTEARAELGKARRLAGIAAVTGMCLAALFSWLLGGWLARSISGLAGAAERIAGGELGSRAPEHGESEVVSVARSFNRMAEALERRDREREALLGQAEAAAEQARQADQAKSSFLAAMSHEIRTPLNGVIGLARIIAGEASGRSGQDVLVGQLVEASDQLRHVVDDVLDFSKVEAGALQLDSAPFDPAHILQVCLAAHRVTAREQGIDIELTVDPAGPLPPALVGDATRLAQIVNNFLSNAVKFSHRGQIRVHASATPVADAAAAARLRIEVQDNGPGVDPAQIDALFEPFRQADASINRRHGGTGLGLTICRRLARAMGGDVGCRNADHGAVFWLEIPFGEVASDSLPVRADAIDEASERLDGLRILVVDDNRINRTVAEHVLRRVGAEVVAVGDGADGVKTALRESVDAVLMDLQMPEVDGKAATRQILDALGEEAPPIIALTANALAEERAECLAIGMVDYLTKPFDARAVVHAVRAVAQRPPPEASRTPVATEDLRWSRAAPFEEFDHDAAIRRFGGTRHCCARCSK from the coding sequence ATGAAGCTGCGACACCTCTCGTTTCGCTGGAAGGCGATCATCGGGATCGCATTGATCGAGGCGGTTGCGCTGACGATGACGATCACGGCGGCGCTCGGGCAGATGGAACGCGGGCAGGCGCGGCAGATCCGCCAGAGCGCGGCGACCGCCATCGACCTCTATTCGGTGGCCATCAGTGATGCCTTGCTCTCCAGCGATCTGGCCAAGATCGAGGCGGTGTCGTCCGATCTGGTGACGCATGGCGGGGCGCAACTGGTCCGCGTGTTCGACATGGACGGGCGCCTGGTGGCCAGACAGGGCAAGGCGCTCGCGCTGGACCGGCCGTTCGACGCACAGAACGAACCGCTCGATCCGGACGGCGTCTTCGAGGTGGGGGACACCATCCGGGCCGGCGATGTGCCCATCGGGCGGGTCGAGATCGGGATCGAAAACACCGAGGCGCGAGCCGAACTGGGCAAGGCGCGGCGGCTCGCGGGTATCGCCGCGGTGACCGGCATGTGCCTGGCGGCCCTGTTCTCCTGGTTGCTGGGCGGCTGGTTGGCGCGCAGCATCTCGGGGCTGGCCGGGGCCGCCGAGCGCATTGCCGGGGGCGAGCTGGGCTCCCGCGCGCCGGAGCATGGCGAGAGCGAGGTGGTCTCCGTGGCGCGCTCCTTCAACCGCATGGCCGAGGCCCTCGAGCGTCGCGACCGCGAGCGCGAGGCGCTGCTCGGGCAGGCCGAGGCCGCGGCCGAGCAGGCCCGCCAGGCGGATCAGGCCAAGAGCAGTTTCCTGGCGGCCATGAGCCACGAAATCCGCACCCCGCTCAACGGCGTGATCGGCCTGGCACGGATCATCGCCGGGGAGGCGTCGGGCCGTTCCGGTCAGGACGTGCTGGTCGGCCAGCTCGTCGAGGCTTCGGATCAGCTGCGCCATGTGGTCGACGATGTGCTCGACTTCTCCAAGGTGGAGGCGGGGGCCCTGCAACTGGACTCGGCGCCATTCGATCCAGCACACATCCTGCAGGTGTGTCTGGCCGCCCATCGGGTGACGGCCCGCGAGCAGGGGATCGACATCGAGCTGACGGTCGACCCGGCCGGCCCCCTGCCGCCGGCGCTCGTGGGCGATGCCACGCGCCTGGCCCAGATCGTCAACAACTTCCTCTCCAACGCGGTGAAGTTTTCCCACCGTGGGCAGATCCGGGTGCATGCGTCGGCCACGCCGGTGGCCGACGCCGCCGCGGCAGCGCGCTTGCGGATCGAGGTGCAGGACAACGGGCCAGGCGTGGACCCGGCACAGATCGACGCCTTGTTCGAACCGTTCCGCCAGGCCGATGCCAGCATCAACCGGCGCCACGGCGGCACCGGGCTCGGGCTGACCATCTGCCGGCGTCTGGCGCGGGCCATGGGCGGCGACGTGGGCTGTCGCAACGCCGATCACGGTGCCGTGTTCTGGCTCGAGATCCCGTTCGGTGAGGTCGCCTCCGACAGCCTTCCGGTGCGTGCCGACGCCATCGATGAGGCGAGCGAGCGGCTCGACGGCCTGCGGATTCTGGTGGTGGACGACAACCGCATCAACCGCACCGTGGCCGAGCATGTGCTGCGCCGGGTCGGCGCCGAGGTGGTGGCGGTGGGCGATGGTGCCGACGGGGTGAAGACAGCGCTGCGTGAATCGGTCGATGCGGTGCTCATGGATCTGCAGATGCCCGAGGTCGATGGCAAGGCCGCAACCCGCCAGATTCTCGACGCCCTGGGCGAGGAGGCGCCCCCCATCATCGCGCTGACCGCGAATGCGCTGGCCGAGGAGCGCGCCGAGTGCCTCGCCATCGGGATGGTCGACTACCTCACCAAGCCTTTCGATGCGCGCGCCGTGGTGCACGCCGTGCGCGCGGTGGCGCAACGGCCTCCGCCCGAGGCGTCGCGCACGCCGGTGGCGACAGAGGACCTCCGGTGGTCCCGCGCGGCGCCGTTCGAAGAGTTCGACCACGACGCGGCCATCCGTCGGTTCGGGGGGACGAGGCACTGCTGCGCGAGGTGCTCGAAGTGA
- a CDS encoding phosphate/phosphite/phosphonate ABC transporter substrate-binding protein, with translation MARSCVALLAGVWVFASASAAECPVARPVSVGVVPQQAPSDLARAWLPILSAISKRSGCTFRFATAPTIPEFEKRTAAGEYDIAYMNPYHYTVFSQSPGYRAFAKEKGRALKGLLVAAKGGPVKRMADLDGLKVAFPSPAAFAATIIPLAEMKKAGVSVEPVYVASHDSVYLNVSRGFYPAGGGIVRTLNAIAPAVRDRLQVIWESQAYAPHAFAALPGLDARVRTVFFDGMQALESDASGQAMLHVLRFKGIEAAADADWDPIRALDLHVIAQPPGQ, from the coding sequence ATGGCTAGAAGCTGTGTCGCCCTGCTTGCGGGTGTCTGGGTCTTTGCCTCCGCATCGGCCGCCGAGTGCCCGGTGGCGCGGCCGGTCAGCGTGGGCGTGGTGCCGCAACAGGCGCCGAGCGACCTGGCGCGCGCCTGGCTGCCCATTCTGTCGGCCATATCGAAGCGCAGCGGGTGTACCTTCCGCTTCGCCACGGCACCGACGATTCCCGAATTCGAGAAGCGCACCGCCGCCGGTGAGTACGACATCGCCTACATGAACCCTTATCACTACACGGTGTTCAGCCAGTCGCCGGGTTACCGGGCGTTCGCCAAGGAAAAAGGGCGGGCGCTCAAGGGGCTGCTGGTGGCCGCCAAGGGCGGTCCGGTCAAGCGCATGGCCGATCTGGACGGCCTCAAGGTGGCATTCCCGTCGCCGGCGGCCTTCGCGGCAACCATCATTCCGCTGGCGGAAATGAAGAAGGCCGGGGTGTCGGTCGAGCCGGTCTATGTCGCATCGCACGATTCGGTGTACCTGAACGTCTCGCGCGGCTTCTATCCGGCCGGCGGAGGCATCGTCCGCACGCTCAACGCGATCGCACCGGCGGTGCGCGACAGGTTGCAGGTCATCTGGGAGAGCCAGGCCTACGCGCCCCACGCCTTCGCGGCCCTGCCGGGGCTTGACGCGCGGGTGCGCACGGTCTTCTTCGACGGGATGCAGGCGCTGGAGTCCGATGCCTCCGGGCAGGCCATGCTCCATGTGCTGCGCTTCAAGGGCATCGAGGCGGCGGCGGATGCGGACTGGGATCCGATCCGCGCGCTCGATCTGCATGTGATCGCGCAGCCCCCGGGCCAATGA
- a CDS encoding sensor domain-containing diguanylate cyclase has protein sequence MPLHAVTNPPMHTEILNQLSTPVWILAAEHHDILFANPAARAMSDGRQLVELREGLYSAHAEQKLVSYLPSLYANEHVIEVWTVFAQGIETALSCQLSLVEHGSQGPAILVEGLIGAPVTPRIGSSPTEARLCSMPVCGDERSFYERLFRTNSAPMLLIDPDHDGRIIDVNHAATRFYGYPREVFCTKHTWEINALGRDVLPVMQEVAKLPGGHRPLHFIHHMADGTARHVQTYAGPLVIDGRRLMLCIIHDITEQKRLEEKLEKAALRDALTGAWNRRQFLHLLDYTHEQKLRYGHEYSVIFLDADHFKAINDQLGHDVGDATLKMLAHTLETRVRKADTVCRWGGEEFVILLPDTPLECAHHLAEALRETIEQTTHPMLPKLTVSIGVAQHEGDEETNALFRRADQALYRAKAAGRNRVVAATPAAEPRSDAA, from the coding sequence ATGCCCCTTCACGCCGTCACCAACCCGCCCATGCACACCGAGATCCTGAACCAGCTCAGTACCCCGGTCTGGATCCTTGCGGCCGAGCATCACGACATCCTGTTCGCCAATCCCGCAGCACGAGCCATGAGCGATGGACGCCAGCTGGTCGAGCTGCGCGAGGGCCTCTACTCGGCACACGCGGAACAGAAGCTCGTCTCCTACCTGCCGTCGCTGTACGCCAACGAACATGTGATCGAGGTGTGGACGGTGTTTGCGCAGGGGATCGAAACCGCGCTGAGCTGCCAGCTGTCGCTGGTGGAGCACGGCTCCCAGGGGCCGGCCATTCTGGTCGAAGGCCTGATCGGCGCGCCCGTGACGCCCCGCATCGGCAGCTCGCCGACCGAAGCCCGCCTGTGCTCCATGCCCGTCTGCGGCGACGAGCGCAGCTTCTACGAACGCCTGTTCCGCACCAACTCCGCGCCGATGCTGCTGATCGATCCGGATCATGACGGCCGGATCATCGACGTCAATCACGCCGCCACACGCTTCTACGGTTACCCGCGCGAGGTCTTCTGCACCAAGCACACCTGGGAGATCAACGCCCTCGGGCGCGACGTCCTGCCCGTCATGCAGGAAGTGGCCAAGCTGCCGGGCGGGCATCGGCCGCTGCATTTCATTCATCACATGGCCGACGGCACCGCCCGCCATGTGCAGACCTACGCCGGCCCGCTGGTTATCGATGGCCGACGCCTGATGCTGTGCATCATCCACGACATCACCGAGCAGAAGCGTCTCGAGGAAAAGCTCGAGAAGGCCGCCTTGCGCGACGCCCTGACGGGCGCCTGGAACCGGCGCCAGTTCCTCCACCTGCTCGACTACACCCATGAACAGAAGCTGCGCTACGGGCACGAATACAGCGTCATCTTCCTCGACGCGGATCACTTCAAGGCCATCAACGACCAGCTTGGCCACGACGTGGGCGACGCCACCCTGAAAATGCTGGCACACACCCTCGAGACCCGGGTGCGCAAGGCGGATACGGTGTGCCGCTGGGGCGGCGAGGAGTTCGTGATCCTGCTGCCCGACACGCCGCTCGAGTGCGCGCATCACCTCGCCGAGGCGCTGCGCGAGACCATCGAGCAGACCACCCACCCGATGCTGCCGAAGCTCACCGTGAGCATCGGCGTGGCCCAGCACGAGGGCGACGAGGAGACCAACGCCCTGTTCCGGCGCGCGGACCAGGCGCTCTATCGCGCCAAGGCCGCCGGCCGGAACCGGGTGGTGGCCGCAACGCCCGCGGCCGAGCCGCGCTCCGACGCGGCCTGA
- a CDS encoding APC family permease has translation MITGDFSTLDGILLVVAVLIAALMLRPTVRDAPFWRATVTPLASIIGSGFLVVAPLLAHIAGARAFVAIVVIVLLSFWLGAAIRFNILHDGHHASDAPDRAVQALERVSDIALALAYVVSITFYIRLMCGFVLTGIHAYTPFNADVLATLILAFIGLYGLRRGLLGLERLEEYSVTIKLAIIASLLLGLMVHDVGHGYALGDLDTPDTGLWTTLRELAGMLLIVQGFETSKYLESTYPARLRARSMSLAQGLAGVIYLAFVALAMPLMGPYTRTTPDETAIIGLSGNITLVLPIMLVVAAAMSQFSAAIADTIGAGGVVEKETRKRVSARTGYPVIVALAIALIWTSHIFEVVTLASRAFALYYMLQAALAARIAAQRHSDGQRRWRVAAFAALAALMLLVVIFAKPVAA, from the coding sequence ATGATCACGGGCGACTTCTCCACGCTCGACGGCATCCTGCTCGTCGTCGCCGTACTCATCGCCGCCCTGATGCTGCGGCCCACGGTGCGCGACGCACCGTTCTGGCGGGCCACGGTCACCCCGCTGGCCTCGATCATCGGCAGCGGTTTCCTCGTGGTCGCGCCCCTGCTGGCCCACATCGCCGGCGCCCGGGCCTTCGTGGCCATCGTCGTCATCGTGCTGTTGTCGTTCTGGCTGGGCGCGGCCATCCGCTTCAACATCCTCCACGACGGCCATCATGCCAGCGACGCCCCGGACCGGGCGGTGCAGGCGCTCGAACGCGTCTCCGACATCGCCCTCGCCCTCGCCTACGTGGTCTCGATCACCTTCTACATCCGCCTGATGTGCGGCTTCGTGCTCACCGGCATCCACGCCTACACGCCCTTCAACGCCGACGTGCTGGCCACCCTCATCCTCGCCTTCATCGGCCTCTACGGCCTGCGCCGCGGCCTGCTCGGCCTGGAGCGGCTGGAGGAATACTCGGTCACCATCAAGCTGGCCATCATCGCCTCGCTGCTGCTCGGACTCATGGTGCACGACGTGGGCCACGGCTACGCGCTCGGCGATCTGGACACGCCCGACACGGGCCTGTGGACCACCCTGCGCGAGCTGGCCGGCATGCTGCTGATCGTGCAGGGCTTCGAGACCTCCAAGTATCTGGAATCGACCTATCCGGCGCGCCTGCGGGCCCGCTCCATGAGTCTGGCCCAGGGGCTGGCCGGCGTCATCTACCTGGCCTTCGTCGCCCTGGCCATGCCACTGATGGGGCCCTACACCCGCACCACACCGGACGAGACCGCCATCATCGGCCTGTCCGGCAACATCACCCTGGTGCTGCCCATCATGCTGGTGGTGGCCGCGGCCATGAGCCAGTTCAGCGCCGCCATCGCCGACACCATCGGCGCCGGCGGCGTGGTCGAGAAGGAGACCCGCAAGCGCGTGAGCGCGCGCACCGGCTACCCGGTCATCGTCGCGCTGGCCATCGCCCTGATCTGGACCAGCCACATCTTCGAAGTGGTCACCCTCGCCTCCCGCGCCTTCGCGCTCTACTACATGCTCCAGGCGGCCCTCGCCGCGCGCATCGCCGCGCAGCGGCACAGCGACGGGCAGCGCCGCTGGCGGGTCGCCGCCTTTGCAGCACTGGCGGCGCTGATGCTGCTGGTGGTGATCTTCGCCAAGCCAGTGGCCGCTTGA
- a CDS encoding OsmC family protein — MNADDLRAQQAPLKARYKDEPDAALVTLRARGSLGENVSCKVETGKALVTAGLHPATGGSGLAACSGDMLLEALVACAGVTLNAVATALGIALRDARLEAEGDLDFRGTLGISKEVPVGFQAIRLTVTLDTDASDEELDTLLKLTERYCVVYQTIAGSPAMTLNRHRA, encoded by the coding sequence ATGAACGCAGACGACCTGCGCGCCCAACAAGCGCCGCTCAAGGCCCGCTACAAGGACGAACCCGACGCCGCCCTCGTCACCCTGCGCGCCCGCGGCAGCCTCGGCGAGAACGTCAGCTGCAAGGTGGAGACCGGCAAGGCCCTGGTCACCGCCGGCCTGCACCCGGCCACCGGCGGCAGCGGCCTGGCGGCCTGCTCCGGCGACATGCTGCTCGAAGCGCTGGTGGCCTGTGCCGGCGTGACCCTGAACGCGGTGGCCACGGCGCTCGGTATCGCGCTGCGTGACGCCCGTCTCGAGGCCGAAGGCGATCTGGACTTCCGCGGCACGCTCGGGATCTCGAAGGAAGTGCCGGTGGGCTTTCAGGCCATCCGCCTGACCGTCACCCTCGACACCGACGCGTCGGACGAAGAACTCGACACCCTGCTCAAGCTCACCGAACGCTACTGCGTGGTGTATCAGACCATCGCCGGCTCCCCCGCAATGACGCTCAACCGACACCGGGCATGA